The following are from one region of the Acidimicrobiia bacterium genome:
- a CDS encoding PIN domain-containing protein: MPGRSIPVVFDVNIFIGAVTETGGSFASWPSPPPVRGNLAANAVGIVNDAREFALYVSEHILVNVIRVLQDKYRWDADRAAEYVSVIVDIAYASGGGEVSPTNTVTDCKDFEDNRILECAESAGAMLIVSDDTDLLSMSPWRGTPIITAEDFARRTDASRR; encoded by the coding sequence ATGCCCGGCAGGTCAATCCCCGTCGTGTTCGATGTGAACATCTTCATCGGGGCAGTCACAGAAACGGGCGGGTCCTTTGCCTCGTGGCCCTCACCGCCGCCTGTGCGAGGGAATCTTGCGGCGAACGCCGTCGGAATCGTCAACGATGCTCGGGAGTTCGCTCTCTATGTGTCAGAGCACATCCTCGTCAATGTCATTCGAGTACTCCAGGACAAGTACCGATGGGATGCCGATAGGGCGGCGGAGTATGTGTCGGTGATTGTCGACATTGCCTACGCAAGCGGAGGCGGTGAAGTGAGTCCCACGAACACGGTGACTGACTGTAAGGACTTCGAAGACAACCGAATCCTTGAATGCGCCGAATCAGCGGGCGCGATGCTCATTGTCTCTGACGATACAGATCTTCTGTCAATGAGCCCCTGGCGTGGCACTCCCATCATCACCGCTGAGGACTTCGCAAGGCGAACCGATGCATCTCGTCGCTGA